The window GTTTTTCCTCCTATGCAGTACACGAGTCCATTTTGTGAGATCACACTGTGACCATGAATTCTTAAGGGCAACTTTTTGGTCTCCATCCACTTCATCTTACTGCGGTGAACAGAAAGAGAACAATATTTAGACATAAACACTGCATTATTTGGCTATTATTACatggagagttcacccaaagattACAAAAAattcattctcatgttgttccaaacctggatgactttcttgcttcggtggaacacaaaaggagatgtttggtaaAATTGTATTATTCAGTTTCATTGAATGGGAGCAGCACAGTCAAAATTTACCCTCATATATATAATGGAAGAAAGGacgtcatacaagtttggaatgagtaaataatgacagaattacaatttttgggttaactgtccCAAAAGGAGGTAGCAGAAAATGTAAGAAACTTACTCGACATCATAGCAGAGCACTGAGTCCAGAGACTCGTCTGCCTGCAGGTCTTTACCAGCAACTGCAAACAATAGATTTTCAAACTCCCCCATGGCGAACAGACACCTGGGTGATGGCATAGGTGGCAGAGCTATCCAGTTTGAAGAATGGGTTTCAAGCTGCAGGACATGTAAGATTTGGAAGGAATtacaaatgaaatcaaaatgtagttTTTCAATTCTCTCTGACATTGGGCTTGATGTTACAAGTTGAAGgaatggttcactcaaaaatgaaaattctgccatttactaaccctcaagttgttccaaacccctatgattttccttcttctgtgaaacataaaaggagatgttaggcagaatgttgacgctgctctTTTCCTTATAATGTTAAGTGACTGTGGCTGACAAgggagcaccataaaagtagctcACGCATTATACTCGTCTGaatacaagtcttctgaagacatacgaccCACACAACAGAATTTCATTGTACAACCTTGAACACGcttactgataatcttcccctctgctgtagctttcaaatctcatttgcagcTGCGGATGTTCAAACTTCAGTGGTGTTTTATGTAAGTTACAGTGTGTCAAACCTGGCATGAAACATTTAAAGGCAtcgtttttttaaacaaatattccaAGTtgaatataagttaagctcaactgacggtgtttgtggcacaatattgattaccacaaaaaattgtcccttcttttctttaaaaaagcaaaaatctgggttacagtgaggcgcatGCAacggaagtgaattgggccaatcagTAACcggtaaaatactcactgtttcaaaagtatagccacaaaacaaacaatatgcatatGCATGTTAATGTAATTGATGATAAAATGGCATACTaactaaagttatatccaatttttcaacttcgttgccatgatgacataatgctgtaaaccttaaaaccctaaaacagcagttaaaataatttaaacaactttaaagctcaaataatacacaagttttaacacaccaattaatctaagtgcttttataaaattataagcttcatatttttccctttaaaccttccaaaaattggcccatttccttccgttgtaagtgcctcactagctGTTTCAAATTTAATTCATGCGAAAATCATAAtgtcgcaaaaacaatgtgcgaataaatctcatttccatcccatgtgttcaaaaaagaaaatcatcaGTTCCGGATTacttgtagccactgtgactcttttattaatttttaatgtcattttatttcttttttttattctcaccccaatttggaatgcccaattcccaatgcgctctaagtcctcatggtggtgtagtgactcacctcaatccgggtggcggaggacaaatctcgttgcctccgcgcctgagaccgtcaatccgcacattttatcacatggcttgttgagcgcattaatGCAGAGAagtagcgtgtggaggcttcacactattctccgtggcatccatgcacaacttaccacgcgccccactgagaacgagaaccacatattaaagtgaccacgaggaggttaccccatgtgactctgccctccctagcaaccgggccaatttggttgcttatgagacctgtttggagtcactcagcacgccctggattcgaatttgcgactccaggggtggtagtcagcgtcaatacttgttgagctacccaggtcccctgactcttttattaataaaatacttgcagtttactgtaaaacaagcagaccaatctcatgtctgggagcgacagcgTGTTACACAATTCTCGGAGCACTGTGTGTGCATTCCTCTATCCTTATGACTTTACCGTGCTGATCtagaagatatttttcaaaagtgttaaTAATCCTGCTTTTCGCACAGCtcaagtttgtattcgacttatttgctctacaaactctttgcaggctttgAATTTTCAGgacgttatttcaggatgaccagagcaacatttcagatgcgatgactGGCCAGCTAGTTAGTCCAGTTATGACCgattattcagtcacattactttttgGATGCACATCTTGAATTCCTAATGAATTCAGTATGAGTTAATTGGTAAATgcgtttccatcatagtttatgcgcatttattttaattgaataaaagatgtatccacctcaagcgagcgtatacattttttatgcgcattttggagattttatttgcatctagGTTTCTGTACAGCAGTTTTTATacgatatcccaaaatgcgcataaaaaaactgtggatggaaacccagctaatgtaacctgtttttttaaaggttatttattattattattatttgtatcagcattatgccacaaatgctgttgatttagcttaacttgtattgaaaccgaaATATTCCGTTAATTGGACGCAACCGTGAATGGgagctatcatatagcttcagaagacttggaagtgaatgaatgaacgttagacttatatagtgcttttctgacactacactcaaatcgCTTTTCattgtgaacaggggactctcaactaccaccagtgtgcagcatccatctggatgatgcaacggctgccatagtgtgccagtacgctcaccacacaccagctattggtggagaggagagagtagagtgatacagccaattaatgggtggggattattaggaggccatgactgataagggccCATGGGGGGAATTTgaccaggacactggggttacacccctaatcTTTGCGAGaagtctcctgggatttttaatgaccacagagagtcaagacctcagtttaacatctcatccaaaagatggtgtctttttacagtatagtgtcccccttactaacacctcttccagcagcaaacttagttttccccaggagatctcccatccaggtactgaccaggtgcaacactgcttagcttcagtggacaaccagtctagagctacagggtgattTGGCTGCCGGCAAATCAACATTGTAGTGTACAATATCAATATAAAGTATCAAATGAACTATTTTTATGGCATTTATGGCACTTTTGtcacatttttggagcttgacagcccaaatCCCTATTCATTTTCAAGTTGTCTTGAAAAGTAGCAGCCTGaacattcttcatttgtgttccacagaagaaagcaacaacatgagcgtgagtaaacaATGGCAGAGTTTCTTTGTAAGATTAACTTAGTCTTAAATGAGTGCCTCTTAAACCTGATAAAAATTGCACTGCAGTGGTGACTCCTTGTTGTCCTCATCAACAAACAGTCCTCCCAAGAGATAGAGCTGGTTCTTCTTCGACGTGATGCTGACATGGTTTCGAGGTATCTGCTCTGCCATTGCAGCTAGGAAGCATTCATTTTCATTCACATCATAAGCCACAGCTGCTGTGTCGTTAATCATCAGGATGAGATCCCTGGCATACATGCCCAGCCTTTGATTGTCATTCAGGTAACCAGGCAACACATTTTCACCCTCTTCTCCGTCCCCTTTCTCTCCTTCCTTAGTTTGTGGAAGTTTTCCAGCAAAAGCATCTTTGATGACCTGTAGCTTCTTCACAAGCTCAGGGTCAGCCTTGATGATGTCATCCTTTTCCACTTTCTCCTTAAAATATTTCTCCGGGAGCAGACGGAAGCGGATGTGTTCAAAGGCATCACCCAAAGCTTTCACCCGGATCTCCTTGTTTTTCCTGACCCATTTCATCAATAGCTCGAACACAACCTCTTCTTTTTCCACATTTAGAGCATCACACCCGATTATAGCAAAGAGCTCGGGAGCGTTGAACTCCAGAAAGTCCTCCTCTTTGGCTAAAGTCTCAAAGCGATCCGCTATGAAGTCCCTTGCGGTCACAGCGAGTCTCGGGCAGCTCAGAACTAGTCCCATTCTAAAGACAGCCAAGCAGTTACCTACCGATAGCTTGTTTTGTAGATAATTGATGCAAACAGTGCACACTGATGGTATCTGAAATCTGTTGGCAACTGCGAAGACATCTTGCACATTCTCGTCCGTGATCTCGATCTCGGCAGAATAGAGATAATTCACAATCATGTCCATAATAGTGGGATCCACGTCCTCCAACACCACTTCCTTGTTGGAGTCACTTCTCTCCACACCATCTTCTGAGATGTAAAGCTCTCTGAAGTAAGGGCTACAAGCAGCCATGATGAGTTTGTGGCAGGGAACACTCCTGTCTCCAACTTTCAGAATGCAGTCGACAAACTTATTCTCCTTCAAGAGTTCCTTCAAGCCATCCTGAAGTAGGGTGCTCTGAAAGAGCTTCAGGTCTTCTTTCATACTCGTGGGATCCATGTCAGAGGTCTTGAAGAGGATGCAGTGCTTCCTCTTGTCTTGCCGTCTCAGTTGTAAGAGGCTGAAATTACACGGAGCACCAACACAAGCCCACTGCAATTTAAGCCCGCATCTCTAAATATAGACCCTCCATATAGTCAGAAAGAATTCAGGTTGACCAAACAGGAGGGCAATCACATCAACTGACTGAAAAAGACAACTGTGAACCTTGGACACTCTCAGAGGTCAGggaaaacaaatgtgtgtttggtgatacagtatattgttaaatGAGGTGTCAGTTGAGGAATTTATCTGATGCAGGGGTTTAAGAGgcataaataaatgtgtgtgctGTCATTTGTGCCACTCTCGACTTCTGTGACTCACCCATTTTCTAATAATTCACGTCCTGATttctagttaaaggaatagttcactcaaatagGAAAATTCTGTcgttatttactcaacctcatgccgtTCCGAACATGTAaactacggagccccttagaggacagggaggaaaTATatgttctgaaatagttttgcattccctcacaattttTGAGGGGATTCCCTCGCAAtggctttatccatcccttacgaTAACACAAACTTTACAAtcgttttactgcagtaaccatttgtggttaaaatagtaaaaatacaggaaaaccaatTATAATGGttgtgccaaaaaaacaaaacaaacaaaaaaaaacaacatggttAGTTTGTGGTACATACGTAGCATGGTTTTTAACACAAAAATTGTTAAATAGTTGCTGAAGATTTACTACAgtgaaaccatggtacatttttgtaagggcatatttatgttatttttttggtggaaaccaaatcttataccacaaattaaccatggtgttactatagtaaaactgtagtaatcttatttattttattttttttggcagaatgattttCATTAACATCATTTTGGTTTTACTATAAACATCATGGTTAAAtatggctactgtagtaaaaccatcataaaacaatttttttttttttttttttgtggttattatggttttactacaaataccatagttcaactatgtttaatacagtaaaaccatggttaattttcataagggatggataaaggtattgtgagggaatacaaaactattgcagaaaataaataccCTCCTGTCCTTTAAGGTGCTCCGTACACACCGTTTTGGAACGacctaagggtgagtaaataatgacagttcaCCAAAGACTGAAAATTCTatctctttaaatgtttttatcataCTTTTTAACGTTTTGCTGCCTTAAAGGTCAGCAAACAGCAGATGCTGTCAGGACAGAGGACTATTAATCAGCTCTTCCAGTCCTTCGTGAAGCAGTCGGGCTCCTTTGTCGAGCTTCTCTGATACATTTTTGAACATACAACCGAGGTCCTTTTCATTTAGGTATTTTTTGGGTTTTGACCAACATATTAAAACCACTTAAGACCAAAAACACTCAAACAACTTGGCTATACCACTTTCTCATATACCTTTATTACAACACAATAGCAAAATTAGCATGTTTCTAATGTacgatttgtaattatttaatccTTTTATTACATAAGTAGAAATATTACACCTATATTTCTATCTATACATTTAAAGTACATTTCTTAACCTACACTTGGTTCATCAAATGTAAATACCTCTTATTATTGGTTATTAAATAaatactctaaaaaaaaaaacagataggaTAGCAGTTTTGTCATTTCACTGATGGGCAAAGCCTTgattttgaatgtaaaaaaatcaaacaatgtAACTGCAAAATACAGAACTGTTTGTAAACTTTTACTGTGCAGTTATCTAATGGTCACTCAGTATCATCATTTCAGTGTATTAACCCATGACCTCCCAGAGTCCCTGTAGTGTGAATCCATCCTTCAGTTTCTCTATAGCCAGACCCAGTTCTTCAGAAAATACTGGCTCACGATCGTGTTGCTTAAGGAGAGcgataatacataataattagtAGTATAATGAGATGACGTAagcatttcaaatacttttttgaggGTCAGTGACAAATCTGGATGATCTGAAGGTACGGATGTGCcaagcttttagaaatgtattctttgtattcatgtttgttttatccattattgaaaatgttttaaactaAGGCTGTTaatcgattaaaaatgttaatcaaattaattacacaatTTGCAATGAATCGCATATAGAAATATTTTCTGATAAAGGCTCTCAAATaacaattcaatatataattattaaataattataaatataatatacagtatattataaataaattcagataattcaaaagcattgcattattgtggcaggcgAGTGAAGcattgaggaaaaaaaatacaaaaagtggctttagaagtcatttttccatatttccatattattgaacataagccagtgattggtctacagtccacagcaatccattttgtaattgGTCAGTCTGTTCGATATAGATATATTCTAAAGTTTTTTAGAAGGACGCTTCAGATGGACGCATTTGGTGCGTCTCACTTCGGTTGCGTCACTTCATAAAcagcgtttttaggtcgctgtgtcaagttaaaagtagtttgaaatgtcttgagatccctgcattcgaaattgtgctccgtccagctgcgtttgaacgcaagaacgcattcACATCTTGTGCTTTTACTAGTGTTAAGCAAGTTACATTATTAATACTtggaaataaaaagttatatttacctTATTTCCATCTGCAAAGTAAGCCTTGACAAAGACAAAAATCAAAATAAGTGATTAAACATGTAAAACAACTCAACATGAAACAAAATCTAGCcttaaaatatctaaataagATAACGTCCCCAATGCCAGAATCATCAGAACTCTGTGTAAACATTTTTGAAACCAGGCAACTAAAGTTTGAGTTGGTGGGACATTCCGAGTCATGGCTTATGCGATCAGCTATTTTCAGcgtgtgagacacacacacacacacacacacacaaacaaacacaaaactacgTGGTGAGTTAGCGAGCCTCATATCTGAGAGCAGCATATGAAGTAAAACTCACTGTAAAGGCATCTGTGTGTTCATCGGGCTCAATCTCCACATCATCAGGGGGCTGCTCTACAGTCAGCTCCTCTAGAGGCTGAGGCTGAGGGGAAAAGAatacaaaatatatcaaatgtggttggtcactttagaTGTCAGTTttgggactaaaaacaaaatgttttacattccgctgcctcctttccaattggtaactggttagaatgaaattaaagaacagttaataacgttcttttttaaatgacagtacccTGTGCTAAGgttgggtgatataccagttgcagtgttacaAGGTCTCTCAAGCAAAAAAGGGACCTGA is drawn from Myxocyprinus asiaticus isolate MX2 ecotype Aquarium Trade chromosome 11, UBuf_Myxa_2, whole genome shotgun sequence and contains these coding sequences:
- the klhl41a gene encoding kelch-like protein 41a, producing MDPTSMKEDLKLFQSTLLQDGLKELLKENKFVDCILKVGDRSVPCHKLIMAACSPYFRELYISEDGVERSDSNKEVVLEDVDPTIMDMIVNYLYSAEIEITDENVQDVFAVANRFQIPSVCTVCINYLQNKLSVGNCLAVFRMGLVLSCPRLAVTARDFIADRFETLAKEEDFLEFNAPELFAIIGCDALNVEKEEVVFELLMKWVRKNKEIRVKALGDAFEHIRFRLLPEKYFKEKVEKDDIIKADPELVKKLQVIKDAFAGKLPQTKEGEKGDGEEGENVLPGYLNDNQRLGMYARDLILMINDTAAVAYDVNENECFLAAMAEQIPRNHVSITSKKNQLYLLGGLFVDEDNKESPLQCNFYQLETHSSNWIALPPMPSPRCLFAMGEFENLLFAVAGKDLQADESLDSVLCYDVDKMKWMETKKLPLRIHGHSVISQNGLVYCIGGKTDENKTINKMFAYNHKKSEWKELAAMQTPRSMFGAVVHKGKIIVVGGANEDGLLASCEAYDCETNKWETFPEFAQERSSVNLVSTAGALYAVGGFTIKENENKDSVPSEITDIWQYEEDKKQWTGMVREMRYAAGASCVSMRLNAAKMPKL